Proteins encoded by one window of Salvia splendens isolate huo1 chromosome 5, SspV2, whole genome shotgun sequence:
- the LOC121805924 gene encoding coatomer subunit beta'-1-like, protein MPLRLEIKRKLAQRSERVKSVDLHPTEPWILASLYSGTVCIWNYQTQTMVKSFEVTELPVRSAKFIARKQWVVAGADDMFIRVYNYNTMDKVKVFEAHTDYIRCVAVHPSLPYVLSSSDDMQIKLWDWEKGWLCTQIFEGHSHYVMQVTFNPKDTNTFASASLDRTIKIWNLGSPDPNFTLDAHLKGVNCVDYFTGGDKPYLITGSDDHTAKVWDYQTKSCVQTLEGHTHNVSAVCFHPELPIIITGSEDGTVRIWHATTYRLENTLNYGLERVWAVGYSKGSRRVVIGYDEGTIMVKLGREVPVASMDNGGKIIWAKHNEIQTVNIKTVGADYEVADGERLPLAVKELGNCDLYPQSLKHNPNGRFVVVCGDGEYIIYTALAWRNRSFGSALEFVWSTEGEYAVRESTSKIKIFSKNFQEKKSIRPTFSAEHIYGGNLLAMCSNDFICFYDWADCRLIRRIDVTVKNLYWADSGDLVTISSDTSFYILKYNRDVVSAHLDSGRSVDEQGVEDAFELLYEINERVRTGLWVGDCFIYNNSSWRLNYCVGGEVTTMFHLDRPMYLLGYLANQSHVYLLDKEFNVVGYTLLLSLIEYKTLVMRGDFERANEVLPSIPKEHRNSVARFLESRGMIEDALEVATDPDYRFELAIQQGKLAIAKEIATVAQSESKWKQLGELALSTGMLEMAEECLKQANDLSGLLLLYSSLGNAEGISELASLAKEHGKNNVAFLCLFMLGKLEDCLQLLIDSNRIPEAALMARSYLPSKVSEIVSLWRKDLSKINQKAAESLADPEEYPNMFDDWQIAFSVEANAAETRGKYPPASEYVQHADRSTASLVETFRSMQLEEELPENGDLDYEDTEQNGHDAQETQLDEQAVGVHEDGQEEPVVVDADSTDSAVLVNGSEAEEEWVLTPPN, encoded by the exons ATG CCGCTCAGATTAGAAATCAAG AGGAAACTTGCTCAACGATCAGAAAGAGTAAAGTCAGTGGATCTACATCCAACAGAGCCATG GATATTGGCAAGTTTGTATTCAGGGACTGTTTGTATTTGGAACTACCAGACTCAG ACAATGGTTAAATCTTTTGAGGTTACAGAATTACCAG TTAGATCAGCAAAATTTATTGCACGAAAGCAGTGGGTTGTCGCTGGTGCTGACGATATGTTCATCCGTGTGTACAATTATAATACAATGGATAAGGTAAAAGTGTTTGAGGCCCATACAGATTATATCAGGTGTGTGGCTGTTCATCCCTCTCTTCCCTATGTGCTGTCATCCTCCGATGATATGCAAATAAAGCTATGGGACTGGGAGAAGGGGTGGTTGTGCACTCAAATATTTGAGGGTCATTCTCACTATGTTATGCAAGTGACTTTTAATCCGAAAGATACCAATACTTTTGCCAGTGCTTCACTTGACCGCACTATAAAG ATCTGGAATCTTGGCTCTCCTGATCCAAACTTTACCTTGGATGCTCATCTGAAAGGAGTCAACTGTGTAGATTATTTTACTGGTGGTGATAAGCCATATCTAATTACTGGTTCTGATGATCACACTGCTAAG GTGTGGGATTACCAGACAAAGAGCTGCGTGCAGACATTAGAAGGCCACACACACAATGTATCTGCAGTTTGCTTCCATCCCGAACTTCCCATTATCATAACCGGTTCTGAGGATGGTACTGTCCGCATTTGGCATGCAACCACTTACAG ACTTGAAAACACACTGAATTATGGCCTTGAAAGAGTTTGGGCAGTTGGCTACAGTAAAGGTTCGAGAAG GGTAGTAATTGGTTATGATGAAGGTACGATCATGGTAAAGCTTGGTCGTGAGGTACCTGTTGCTAGTATGGACAACGGAGGGAAAATAATTTGGGCCAAGCATAATGAAATTCAGACTGTCAACATCAAGACTGTTGGGGCAGATTATGAG GTTGCTGATGGAGAGAGACTACCCTTGGCTGTTAAGGAACTGGGAAATTGCGATCTTTATCCACAG AGCTTAAAGCACAATCCCAATGGTAGGTTTGTTGTTGTATGTGGAGATGGtgaatacataatatacacagCTTTGGCATGGAGAAACAGATCATTTGGCTCGGCACTTGAATTTGTTTGGTCAACCGAAGGAGAATACGCTGTTAGAGAAAGCACATCAAAGATTAAGATTTTCTCCAAAAATTTCCAG GAGAAGAAAAGTATCAGGCCCACCTTTTCTGCTGAGCATATATATGGTGGCAATTTGTTGGCAATGTGTTCAAATGATTTTATTTGCTTCTATGATTGGGCTGATTGTAGGCTGATACGCCGAATTGATGTCACTGTTAAA AATCTCTACTGGGCTGACAGCGGTGATTTGGTGACCATTTCCAGTGATACATCATTCTATATACTTAAATACAAC CGGGATGTTGTTTCTGCTCATCTGGATAGTGGGAGATCAGTAGATGAACAAGGTGTGGAAGATGCTTTTGAGCTTCTCTATGAAATTAACGAACGAGTACGGACTGGACTTTGGGTTGGGGATtgttttatttacaataactCTTCCTGGAGACTCAATTACTGTGTGGGTGGTGAG GTGACAACAATGTTTCATTTAGACCGACCCATGTACCTGCTTGGGTATCTTGCTAATCAAAGtcatgtttatctccttgacAAAGAATTCAA TGTTGTCGGATATACATTGCTGCTCAGCTTGATTGAATACAAGACTCTTGTAATGCGTGGTGACTTTGAAAGGGCGAATGAGGTCTTACCATCAATTCCAAAGGAACATCGCAACAG TGTCGCTCGTTTCTTGGAATCACGAGGTATGATAGAAGATGCACTCGAAGTTGCTACAGATCCTGATTACAGATTTGAGTTAGCCATACAGCAAGGCAAACTAGCAATTGCTAAG GAAATTGCAACAGTAGCACAGAGCGAGTCTAAGTGGAAGCAATTGGGTGAATTAGCCTTGTCTACTGGAATG CTGGAGATGGCAGAAGAGTGCTTGAAGCAAGCAAATGACTTGAGTGGTTTGTTGCTACTCTACTCTTCTTTAGGCAATGCTGAGGGGATTTCTGAACTTGCTTCTCTTGCCAAAGAACATGGGAAAAATAATGTTGCATTCCTTTGTTTATTTATGTTGGGTAAATTGGAGGACTGCCTTCAGCTGTTGATTGACAG CAATCGGATACCTGAGGCTGCATTGATGGCACGGTCATACCTCCCAAGCAAAGTGTCAGAGATTGTTTCTCTTTGGAGAAAGGACCTCAGCAAG ATCAATCAGAAAGCTGCTGAGTCTCTTGCTGATCCAGAAGAATATCCTAATATGTTTGATGATTGGCAAATTGCCTTTTCTGTTGAAGCCAATGCTGCAGAGACAAG GGGCAAATATCCTCCAGCATCTGAATATGTGCAGCATGCTGATAGATCAACAGCAAGTCTTGTAGAAACGTTTAGAAGCATGCAACTGGAAGAAGAACTACCAGAAAATGGTGACTTGGATTATGAG GATACTGAGCAGAACGGACATGATGCACAAGAAACACAACTTGACGAGCAAGCTGTGGGAGTGCATGAGGATGGCCAGGAAGAGCCTGTTGTGGTGGATGCTGACTCAACTGATAGCGCTGTACTTGTTAACGGCAGTGAGGCTGAGGAAGAGTGGG TGCTTACGCCACCTAACTGA